A genomic segment from Pseudomonas sessilinigenes encodes:
- a CDS encoding SDR family oxidoreductase: MQLTDKVIIITGGCQGLGRSMGEYFASRGARLALVDLNQEKLDQAVAACKAHGVEARSYLCNVANEEQVEHMVNQVAEDFGAIHGLINNAGILRDGLLLKVKDGEMTKMSLAQWQAVIDVNLTGVFLCTREVAAKMVELKNSGTIINISSISRAGNIGQTNYSAAKAGVAAATVTWAKELARYGIRVAGIAPGFIETEMTLGMKPEALEKMTAGIPLKRMGKPEEIAHSAAYIFENDYYTGRILEMDGGLRL; encoded by the coding sequence ATGCAACTCACTGACAAAGTAATCATTATCACTGGCGGTTGCCAAGGCCTGGGCCGCTCCATGGGCGAGTATTTTGCCAGCCGTGGAGCCAGGCTGGCGCTGGTGGACCTGAACCAGGAAAAACTCGACCAGGCCGTCGCGGCCTGCAAGGCACACGGCGTAGAAGCTCGCTCATACCTGTGCAACGTGGCCAACGAAGAACAGGTCGAGCATATGGTGAATCAGGTTGCCGAGGACTTCGGGGCCATCCACGGCTTGATCAACAATGCCGGGATCCTGCGCGATGGCCTGCTGCTCAAGGTCAAGGACGGTGAAATGACCAAGATGAGCCTGGCCCAGTGGCAGGCCGTGATCGATGTCAATCTCACCGGCGTATTCCTGTGCACCCGGGAAGTTGCAGCCAAGATGGTAGAGCTCAAGAACAGCGGCACGATCATCAACATCTCGTCGATTTCCCGCGCCGGCAACATCGGCCAGACCAACTATTCCGCCGCCAAGGCCGGGGTGGCTGCAGCGACCGTGACCTGGGCCAAGGAATTGGCACGCTATGGCATTCGCGTAGCGGGAATCGCCCCAGGTTTCATCGAGACCGAGATGACCCTGGGCATGAAACCCGAGGCCCTGGAGAAGATGACCGCTGGCATTCCCCTCAAGCGCATGGGCAAGCCCGAGGAGATCGCCCATTCGGCGGCCTACATTTTCGAAAACGACTACTACACCGGGCGCATCCTGGAAATGGACGGTGGCTTGCGCCTCTAA
- the apbC gene encoding iron-sulfur cluster carrier protein ApbC, producing the protein MSAVNRAAVEAVLRQYTDPYLNQDPVSAGCVRDIDVQGDRVTVRLELGYAAGLFKSGWAQMLQLAIEGLDGVSGAKVEINSVIAAHKAQAQVPGLANVKNVVAVASGKGGVGKSTTAANLALALAREGARVGILDADIYGPSQGIMFGIAEGTRPKIKDQKWFVPIQAHGVEVMSMAFLTDDNTPMVWRGPMASGALQQLVTQTDWGNLDYLVIDMPPGTGDIQLTLAQKVPVAGAVIVTTPQDLALLDARKGVEMFHKVNIPVLGVVENMAVHICSNCGHAEHLFGEGGGEKLANQYGVELLASLPLSMLIREQADGGKPTVIAEPDSQIAMVYQELARHVGARIVLQEKATPAMPSITISED; encoded by the coding sequence ATGAGCGCCGTCAATCGCGCAGCGGTGGAAGCCGTTCTTCGCCAATACACCGACCCCTACCTTAACCAGGACCCGGTCAGCGCCGGTTGCGTACGGGACATCGACGTCCAGGGCGACCGGGTTACCGTCCGCTTGGAACTGGGTTATGCCGCCGGCCTGTTCAAGAGCGGCTGGGCGCAGATGTTGCAGCTGGCCATCGAAGGCCTGGATGGCGTCAGCGGGGCCAAGGTCGAGATCAACAGCGTGATCGCCGCGCACAAGGCCCAGGCCCAGGTACCGGGCCTGGCCAACGTCAAGAACGTGGTGGCGGTCGCTTCGGGCAAGGGCGGCGTGGGCAAGTCCACCACGGCGGCCAACCTGGCCCTGGCCCTGGCGCGCGAAGGCGCGCGCGTGGGTATCCTCGACGCTGATATCTATGGTCCGAGCCAGGGCATCATGTTCGGCATCGCCGAGGGCACCCGGCCGAAGATCAAGGACCAGAAGTGGTTCGTGCCGATCCAGGCCCATGGCGTGGAGGTCATGTCCATGGCTTTCCTGACCGACGACAACACGCCGATGGTCTGGCGCGGTCCCATGGCTTCCGGGGCCTTGCAGCAACTGGTGACCCAGACCGACTGGGGCAACCTGGATTACCTGGTGATCGACATGCCGCCGGGCACCGGCGACATCCAGCTGACCCTGGCGCAAAAGGTCCCGGTGGCAGGGGCGGTGATCGTCACCACTCCCCAGGACCTGGCCCTGCTGGATGCGCGCAAGGGTGTCGAGATGTTCCACAAGGTCAACATCCCGGTGTTGGGCGTGGTGGAAAACATGGCGGTGCACATCTGCTCCAACTGCGGCCATGCTGAACACCTGTTCGGCGAGGGCGGCGGCGAGAAACTGGCCAACCAGTACGGCGTTGAACTGCTGGCTTCGCTGCCGTTGTCGATGCTGATCCGCGAGCAAGCCGACGGTGGCAAGCCAACGGTGATCGCCGAGCCGGACAGCCAGATCGCCATGGTCTACCAGGAACTGGCTCGGCACGTGGGCGCGCGCATCGTGTTGCAGGAAAAGGCGACGCCGGCCATGCCGAGCATCACCATCAGCGAGGACTGA
- the metG gene encoding methionine--tRNA ligase: MSEPRKILVTSALPYANGSIHLGHMLEYIQTDMWVRFQKHRGNQCIYVCADDAHGSAIMLRAEKEGITPEQLIANVQAEHSADFADFLVDFDNFHSTHAEENRELSSQIYLKLRDAGHIATRSITQYFDPDKKMFLADRFIKGTCPKCGTEDQYGDNCEKCGATYAPTDLKDPKSAISGATPVLKESQHFFFKLPDFQQMLQTWTRSGTLQDAVANKIAEWLDAGLQQWDISRDAPYFGFEIPDEPGKYFYVWLDAPIGYMASFKNLCARRPELDFDAFWNKDSSAELYHFIGKDIVNFHALFWPAMLDGAGYRKPTGINVHGYLTVNGQKMSKSRGTFIKARTYLDHLSPEYLRYYYASKLSRGVDDLDLNLEDFVQKVNSDLVGKVVNIASRCAGFIHKGNAGVMVDTNAAPELTEAFLAATPSIAEAYEARDFARAMREIMALADRANAWIADKAPWSLNKQEGKQDEVQAICATGINLFRQLVIFLKPVLPGLAADAEAFLNVPALTWNDHQQLLANHQLNEFKPLMTRIDPVKVQAMTDASKEDLAATQTDTGAPKGNGELAKDPLSPEIDFDTFAAVDLRVALIVKAEAVEGADKLLRLTLDIGDEQRNVFSGIKSAYPDPSKLDGRLTMMIANLKPRKMKFGISEGMVMAAGPGGEEIYLLSPDSGAKPGQRIK; encoded by the coding sequence ATGTCCGAGCCACGCAAGATTCTCGTCACCAGCGCCCTGCCCTATGCCAATGGTTCCATCCACCTTGGCCACATGCTCGAGTACATCCAGACCGACATGTGGGTGCGCTTCCAGAAGCACCGCGGCAACCAATGCATCTATGTCTGCGCCGACGACGCACACGGCTCGGCCATCATGTTGCGCGCGGAAAAAGAAGGCATCACCCCGGAACAACTGATCGCCAACGTGCAGGCTGAACACAGCGCCGACTTTGCCGACTTCCTGGTGGACTTCGACAATTTCCACTCGACCCACGCCGAAGAGAACCGCGAGCTGTCGAGCCAGATCTACCTCAAGCTGCGGGACGCCGGGCACATTGCCACTCGCTCCATCACCCAATACTTCGACCCGGACAAGAAAATGTTCCTGGCCGACCGCTTCATCAAGGGCACCTGCCCGAAATGCGGCACCGAGGACCAGTACGGCGATAACTGCGAAAAATGCGGCGCCACCTACGCGCCCACCGACCTGAAGGATCCGAAGTCGGCGATCTCCGGCGCCACTCCGGTGCTCAAGGAGTCCCAGCACTTCTTCTTCAAGCTGCCGGACTTCCAGCAGATGCTGCAAACCTGGACCCGTAGCGGCACCTTGCAGGACGCCGTGGCCAACAAGATCGCCGAGTGGCTGGACGCCGGCCTGCAACAGTGGGATATCTCCCGCGATGCGCCGTACTTCGGCTTCGAGATCCCCGATGAGCCGGGCAAGTATTTCTATGTCTGGCTGGACGCACCCATCGGCTACATGGCCAGCTTCAAGAACCTCTGCGCCCGTCGCCCGGAGCTGGACTTCGATGCCTTCTGGAACAAGGACTCCAGCGCCGAGCTGTATCACTTCATCGGCAAGGACATCGTCAACTTCCACGCCCTGTTCTGGCCGGCCATGCTCGACGGTGCAGGCTATCGCAAGCCGACCGGCATCAACGTCCATGGCTACCTGACCGTCAACGGCCAGAAGATGTCCAAGTCCCGCGGCACCTTCATCAAGGCCCGTACCTACCTGGATCATCTGTCGCCCGAGTATCTGCGCTACTACTACGCCTCCAAGCTGAGCCGTGGCGTCGACGACCTGGACCTGAACCTCGAAGACTTCGTGCAGAAGGTCAACTCCGACCTGGTGGGCAAGGTGGTGAACATCGCCAGCCGTTGCGCCGGCTTCATCCACAAGGGCAATGCCGGGGTGATGGTCGATACCAATGCCGCTCCGGAACTGACCGAGGCCTTCCTGGCCGCCACGCCGAGCATCGCCGAGGCCTATGAGGCCCGCGACTTCGCCCGCGCCATGCGCGAGATCATGGCCCTGGCCGACCGTGCCAACGCCTGGATCGCCGACAAGGCGCCCTGGTCGCTGAACAAGCAGGAAGGCAAGCAGGATGAAGTCCAGGCCATCTGCGCCACCGGCATCAACCTGTTCCGCCAGTTGGTGATCTTCCTCAAGCCGGTGCTGCCAGGCCTGGCCGCCGACGCCGAGGCCTTCCTCAACGTCCCGGCGCTGACCTGGAACGACCACCAGCAACTGCTGGCCAACCATCAGCTCAACGAATTCAAGCCGCTGATGACCCGGATCGATCCAGTGAAAGTCCAAGCCATGACCGACGCCTCGAAAGAAGACCTGGCGGCCACCCAGACCGACACCGGGGCGCCCAAGGGCAATGGCGAGCTTGCCAAGGACCCACTGTCGCCGGAAATCGACTTCGACACCTTCGCGGCCGTTGACCTGCGCGTTGCGCTGATCGTCAAGGCCGAAGCCGTGGAAGGCGCCGACAAGCTGCTGCGCCTGACCCTGGATATCGGTGATGAGCAACGCAACGTGTTTTCCGGGATCAAGAGTGCCTACCCGGACCCGTCCAAGCTCGACGGTCGCCTGACCATGATGATCGCCAACCTCAAGCCGCGGAAAATGAAGTTCGGTATTTCCGAGGGCATGGTGATGGCGGCCGGTCCTGGCGGTGAAGAAATCTACCTGCTGAGCCCCGACAGCGGCGCCAAGCCCGGCCAGCGGATCAAGTAG